A single genomic interval of Nitrospirota bacterium harbors:
- a CDS encoding DsrE family protein, with translation MPSSVAVVIRANPTKTHRAVEALRIALGLSAGEHSVTVFLLGQAPLLLTQDLDHVIDADILEKYLPSLQQLSVPFVMAAGTGSSFRMTPGFHVHEEQAGTIAKRIASSDRALVFS, from the coding sequence ATGCCCTCTAGCGTTGCCGTTGTAATCCGCGCAAACCCCACAAAGACGCATCGCGCGGTCGAAGCGCTTCGTATCGCTCTGGGCTTGAGCGCCGGCGAGCATTCCGTGACCGTCTTCCTCCTCGGGCAGGCTCCTCTGCTGCTCACCCAAGACCTCGATCACGTCATCGATGCGGACATTCTTGAAAAATACCTCCCTTCGTTGCAGCAGTTGAGCGTTCCTTTTGTCATGGCTGCGGGAACCGGGTCCTCGTTCCGCATGACCCCTGGTTTTCATGTTCATGAAGAGCAGGCGGGCACCATAGCCAAGCGTATCGCGTCATCCGACCGGGCACTGGTGTTCTCCTGA
- the hisS gene encoding histidine--tRNA ligase — protein sequence MIRGIKGVKDILPDETARWQFVEQHARRIAGLYGYREIRIPVFETTELFARSIGAATDIVEKEMYTFQDRDGTSLTLRPEGTAGAVRAYIEHNLAADPLPQKLFYLGPMFRHERPQAGRLRQFHQFGVEFFGTADPRADVEVIALLWRFLSGLALPDLTLEINSLGLAEDRPAYKALLLGFLQERVSRLCPNCRRRMEANPLRVLDCKVPECRAATEDAPRLTDHLSPEARRHFDHVLGGLSLIGVPYQLNPRLVRGLDYYTLTAFEVTSSQLGAQNAVGAGGRYDGLVEALGGPKTPAIGFAVGLERVTLMLPQESMPSVLRPVYIAAFGERGSSAGLALVEELRALGVPTEIDYRATSLKAHLRQADRLRSVYSVILGDEEVSKDSLVLRNMDTKQQEDIPLKGAARTIASRYSPAGGRGFSG from the coding sequence ATGATTCGAGGGATCAAGGGCGTCAAGGATATCCTCCCGGACGAGACCGCGCGCTGGCAGTTCGTCGAACAACACGCCCGCCGCATTGCGGGACTCTACGGCTATCGGGAGATCCGCATCCCGGTCTTCGAAACGACGGAACTCTTCGCCCGGAGCATCGGAGCGGCGACCGATATCGTCGAAAAAGAGATGTATACCTTTCAGGACCGCGATGGAACGTCGCTGACCCTGCGCCCTGAAGGAACCGCCGGAGCCGTCCGGGCGTACATCGAACACAACCTGGCCGCCGACCCCCTTCCCCAGAAGCTGTTTTACCTGGGGCCGATGTTCCGGCATGAGCGCCCGCAAGCCGGACGGCTCCGGCAGTTTCACCAGTTCGGCGTGGAGTTCTTCGGCACGGCGGATCCCCGCGCCGACGTCGAGGTCATCGCGTTGCTGTGGCGATTTCTTTCCGGGCTCGCTCTCCCGGATCTGACGCTGGAGATCAACAGTCTGGGACTCGCCGAGGACAGGCCGGCCTATAAGGCTCTGCTACTCGGGTTCCTCCAAGAGCGCGTATCCCGACTCTGCCCGAACTGCCGGCGGCGCATGGAGGCGAATCCCCTCCGCGTCCTCGACTGCAAGGTCCCCGAGTGCCGTGCGGCGACCGAGGACGCCCCGCGGCTGACGGATCACCTGTCACCGGAGGCTCGCCGCCACTTCGATCATGTTCTCGGAGGCTTATCGCTGATCGGCGTTCCCTATCAGCTCAACCCTCGCCTCGTCCGTGGACTCGACTACTATACCTTGACGGCCTTCGAGGTCACCTCTTCGCAGCTTGGCGCGCAAAACGCCGTCGGAGCTGGTGGTCGCTACGACGGCTTAGTAGAAGCGCTCGGCGGCCCGAAGACTCCGGCCATCGGATTCGCCGTCGGGTTGGAACGAGTGACGCTGATGTTGCCTCAAGAGAGCATGCCTTCGGTTCTGCGCCCTGTGTATATCGCCGCCTTCGGCGAACGCGGGTCCTCCGCAGGTCTCGCCCTTGTCGAGGAACTACGGGCACTCGGTGTCCCGACCGAGATCGACTACAGGGCTACCTCGCTCAAAGCTCACCTGCGACAGGCCGACCGACTGCGGTCGGTCTATTCGGTCATCCTGGGCGACGAAGAGGTCTCGAAAGACTCTCTCGTCCTTCGCAATATGGACACCAAGCAACAGGAGGATATCCCTTTGAAGGGCGCAGCACGGACGATCGCATCGCGCTATAGCCCGGCTGGAGGGCGTGGTTTTTCCGGTTGA
- a CDS encoding DsrE family protein, with protein MQKKKLGILLSTPQSHPSVDTVAALSSEALTQQIDVYLYLIDEGVKNLRDPRLVDLAHRGAKLFVCAYGCQQHGVSTERLDPAISLCGLVVLSNMIAGCDRFLAFN; from the coding sequence ATGCAGAAAAAGAAACTCGGTATCTTGCTGTCCACGCCGCAATCGCATCCCAGCGTGGACACTGTCGCCGCCCTATCCTCTGAAGCGTTGACTCAGCAAATCGATGTGTATCTCTATCTCATTGACGAGGGTGTGAAGAATTTGCGCGATCCGCGGCTGGTCGACTTAGCTCATCGCGGCGCCAAGCTCTTCGTGTGCGCCTATGGCTGCCAACAGCACGGGGTATCAACCGAGAGGCTCGATCCCGCCATCTCCTTGTGCGGACTCGTTGTGCTGTCGAACATGATTGCTGGTTGCGACCGGTTCCTGGCATTTAACTGA